A genomic segment from Microtus pennsylvanicus isolate mMicPen1 chromosome 21, mMicPen1.hap1, whole genome shotgun sequence encodes:
- the LOC142839525 gene encoding GTPase IMAP family member 3-like, with translation MEMLQTGVKGNFPTGRKEDGCTPGSGPLRILLVGVSGCGKSATGNSILRRQAFESRLRAQSVTRKSQAEMGTWKGRRLLVVDTPPIFESKAQNQDMDKDIGDCYLLCAPGPHVLLLVTQLGRFTAQDTLAVRRVKEIFGAGVMRHMIVLFTHKEDLANETLDEFVTHTDNHSLRSLVHECGRRYCAFNNRASGEEQQGQLAELMALVRGLEQECEGSFHSNDLFLHAQELLNGGYSERQEAYRCYLAKVRQEVERQKRELKEQERNWVLKLLLQGKAWMVLHSGTCASFVLGIAILTVIFMLIYSNV, from the exons atggagatgCTTCAGACAGGTGTAAAAGGTAACTTCCCCACAG gcagaaaggaagatggCTGCACCCCAGGGTCAGGGCCCCTGAGGATCCTCTTGGTGGGTGTATCTGGCTGTGGAAAAAGCGCCACAGGGAACAGCATCCTCCGCCGACAAGCGTTCGAGTCCAGGCTCAGAGCCCAGTCAGTGACCAGGAAGAGCCAGGCAGAGATGGGcacatggaagggaaggagactgCTAGTGGTAGACACGCCCCCCATCTTTGAGTCAAAGGCCCAGAACCAAGACATGGACAAGGACATTGGAGATTGTTACCTGCTGTGTGCCCCAGGACCCCACGTGCTGCTGCTGGTGACCCAGCTGGGACGCTTCACAGCTCAGGACACCCTAGCCGTGAGGAGGGTGAAGGAGATCTTCGGGGCAGGAGTCATGAGGCACATGATTGTCCTCTTCACCCACAAGGAAGATCtggcaaatgagactttggatgagtTTGTGACCCACACTGACAACCACAGCCTGCGCAGCCTGGTCCACGAGTGTGGGAGGAGGTACTGTGCCTTTAATAACAGGGCCTCAGGGGAAGAGCAGCAGGGACAGCTGGCAGAGCTCATGGCCCTGGTGAGGGGGCTGGAGCAGGAGTGTGAGGGCTCTTTCCATAGCAACGACCTCTTCCTTCATGCCCAGGAGCTCCTTAATGGTGGCTACAGTGAGCGCCAGGAAGCCTACAGGTGCTACCTGGCCAAGGTTAGGCAGGAGGTGGAGAGGCAGAAGCGGGAGCTGAAGGAGCAGGAGAGGAACTGGGTCCTCAAGCTCCTCCTCCAAGGCAAAGCGTGGATGGTTTTGCACTCTGGGACTTGCGCTAGTTTTGTATTGGGCATAGCAATCCTCACTGTTATTTTTATGCTCATATATTCTAATGTTTGA